In the Engystomops pustulosus chromosome 2, aEngPut4.maternal, whole genome shotgun sequence genome, one interval contains:
- the ZBTB8A gene encoding zinc finger and BTB domain-containing protein 8A isoform X1, which yields MYIDDLAIRVTERLLCTGSWKKGDKRRQPWHISEVRMDFSSHHIRLLQQLDEQRKKDLFCDCHITVEGQTFKAHRNVLFASSGYFKMLLSQSCKDASKPATATFDVFSADTFTAILDFVYSGKLPLSGQNVIEVMSAASYLQMTDVITVCKMFIKSSLDINEKDKDGFFSLSDKDNGTNGTGLYAAGWRTETSPTHTHETAEHSGFIAGYNYPPPITPRLQRPFLKHSRKPEHIRKHRRRLMPEALNTSCVTSVPLGDLVGGPAECIIHDEESTMQDDEPQSHEDLVCPKPEEDEEGDTAQSWPDSPQHVDSGDQDMAPRISKADELYKAMPTILGVMSGWSEDDLSPVRFKCPFCTHTVKRKADLKRHLRCHTGERPYPCEACGKRFTRLEHLRNHFQTIHEAGKLICRRCKLPVTEVTGRVIQDGTRRYRLCHPCLSEAGLDNVNFDFGEDQPLVLPPENEREQRWNFKDDTKEENSRDRPESELVIQEVEDSDEEDSKPQIK from the exons ATGTACATAGATGACTTGGCTATTCGGGTCACTGAACGTTTACTATGCACCGGCTCATGGAAGAAGGGTGACAAACGACGACAGCCATGGCATATAAGCGAGG TGAGGATGGATTTCTCCTCTCATCATATTCGACTTCTGCAGCAGTTGGATGAACAGAGAAAGAAAGACCTATTTTGTGACTGCCACATCACAGTAGAAGGACAGACGTTCAAGGCTCATAGGAACGTCCTGTTTGCCAGCAGCGGGTACTTCAAAATGCTGTTGTCCCAAAGTTGCAAGGACGCCAGTAAACCTGCAACCGCCACCTTTGATGTTTTCTCTGCTGACACATTCACCGCCATCCTAGATTTTGTGTATTCTGGCAAATTACCCTTGTCTGGGCAGAATGTCATTGAAGTTATGTCTGCAGCTAGTTATTTGCAAATGACTGATGTCATCACTGTATGCAAGATGTTTATTAAATCCTCCCTAGACATCAATGAAAAGGATAAGGATGGCTTCTTCAGTTTGTCTGACAAAGATAATGGCACTAATGGCACTGGACTGTATGCAGCTGGGTGGAGAACTGAAACCAGCCCAACACACACTCATGAAACAGCAGAACATAGTGGATTTATTGCTGGGTACAATTACCCCCCACCTATCACCCCACGGTTACAGCGCCCTTTCTTAAAACATTCCCGTAAACCAGAGCATATTCGTAAACACCGTAGACGGTTAATGCCCGAGGCTCTGAACACTTCTTGTGTTACATCCGTACCATTAGGCGATCTTGTCGGTGGTCCAGCAGAGTGTATAATCCATGACGAAGAAAGTACAATGCAAGATGACGAACCACAATCACATGAAGATCTGGTATGCCCAAAGCCTGAAGAAGACGAAGAAGGTGATACTGCACAAAGCTGGCCAGACTCACCACAGCACGTAGATTCTGGAGACCAGGACATGGCTCCACGTATCTCCAAGGCTGATGAGCTGTACAAAGCAATGCCTACCATTTTGGGTGTTATGTCTGGTTGGAGTGAAG atGATCTGAGCCCAGTGAGGTTCAAGTGCCCATTTTGTACCCACACTGTCAAGCGCAAGGCTGATCTTAAGCGCCATCTTCGATGTCACACTGGAGAGAGGCCATATCCCTGTGAGGCTTGTGGGAAAAGGTTCACACGTTTGGAGCATCTCCGCAACCATTTTCAAACT ATCCATGAAGCTGGTAAGCTCATCTGCAGACGTTGCAAATTACCGGTCACAGAGGTCACAGGACGAGTAATTCAAGATGGCACAAGAAGATACCGGTTATGTCATCCATGTCTATCAGAAGCAGGTTTAGATAATGTCAACTTTGATTTTGGGGAGGACCAGCCTCTAGTGCTTCCACCAGAAAATGAACGGGAGCAGAGGTGGAACTTCAAGGACGATACTAAAGAGGAAAATAGTAGAGATCGCCCAGAGTCAGAACTTGTTATCCAAGAAGTAGAGGATAGTGATGAAGAAGACTCAAAACCCCAAATAAAGTGA
- the ZBTB8A gene encoding zinc finger and BTB domain-containing protein 8A isoform X3, with the protein MDFSSHHIRLLQQLDEQRKKDLFCDCHITVEGQTFKAHRNVLFASSGYFKMLLSQSCKDASKPATATFDVFSADTFTAILDFVYSGKLPLSGQNVIEVMSAASYLQMTDVITVCKMFIKSSLDINEKDKDGFFSLSDKDNGTNGTGLYAAGWRTETSPTHTHETAEHSGFIAGYNYPPPITPRLQRPFLKHSRKPEHIRKHRRRLMPEALNTSCVTSVPLGDLVGGPAECIIHDEESTMQDDEPQSHEDLVCPKPEEDEEGDTAQSWPDSPQHVDSGDQDMAPRISKADELYKAMPTILGVMSGWSEDDLSPVRFKCPFCTHTVKRKADLKRHLRCHTGERPYPCEACGKRFTRLEHLRNHFQTIHEAGKLICRRCKLPVTEVTGRVIQDGTRRYRLCHPCLSEAGLDNVNFDFGEDQPLVLPPENEREQRWNFKDDTKEENSRDRPESELVIQEVEDSDEEDSKPQIK; encoded by the exons ATGGATTTCTCCTCTCATCATATTCGACTTCTGCAGCAGTTGGATGAACAGAGAAAGAAAGACCTATTTTGTGACTGCCACATCACAGTAGAAGGACAGACGTTCAAGGCTCATAGGAACGTCCTGTTTGCCAGCAGCGGGTACTTCAAAATGCTGTTGTCCCAAAGTTGCAAGGACGCCAGTAAACCTGCAACCGCCACCTTTGATGTTTTCTCTGCTGACACATTCACCGCCATCCTAGATTTTGTGTATTCTGGCAAATTACCCTTGTCTGGGCAGAATGTCATTGAAGTTATGTCTGCAGCTAGTTATTTGCAAATGACTGATGTCATCACTGTATGCAAGATGTTTATTAAATCCTCCCTAGACATCAATGAAAAGGATAAGGATGGCTTCTTCAGTTTGTCTGACAAAGATAATGGCACTAATGGCACTGGACTGTATGCAGCTGGGTGGAGAACTGAAACCAGCCCAACACACACTCATGAAACAGCAGAACATAGTGGATTTATTGCTGGGTACAATTACCCCCCACCTATCACCCCACGGTTACAGCGCCCTTTCTTAAAACATTCCCGTAAACCAGAGCATATTCGTAAACACCGTAGACGGTTAATGCCCGAGGCTCTGAACACTTCTTGTGTTACATCCGTACCATTAGGCGATCTTGTCGGTGGTCCAGCAGAGTGTATAATCCATGACGAAGAAAGTACAATGCAAGATGACGAACCACAATCACATGAAGATCTGGTATGCCCAAAGCCTGAAGAAGACGAAGAAGGTGATACTGCACAAAGCTGGCCAGACTCACCACAGCACGTAGATTCTGGAGACCAGGACATGGCTCCACGTATCTCCAAGGCTGATGAGCTGTACAAAGCAATGCCTACCATTTTGGGTGTTATGTCTGGTTGGAGTGAAG atGATCTGAGCCCAGTGAGGTTCAAGTGCCCATTTTGTACCCACACTGTCAAGCGCAAGGCTGATCTTAAGCGCCATCTTCGATGTCACACTGGAGAGAGGCCATATCCCTGTGAGGCTTGTGGGAAAAGGTTCACACGTTTGGAGCATCTCCGCAACCATTTTCAAACT ATCCATGAAGCTGGTAAGCTCATCTGCAGACGTTGCAAATTACCGGTCACAGAGGTCACAGGACGAGTAATTCAAGATGGCACAAGAAGATACCGGTTATGTCATCCATGTCTATCAGAAGCAGGTTTAGATAATGTCAACTTTGATTTTGGGGAGGACCAGCCTCTAGTGCTTCCACCAGAAAATGAACGGGAGCAGAGGTGGAACTTCAAGGACGATACTAAAGAGGAAAATAGTAGAGATCGCCCAGAGTCAGAACTTGTTATCCAAGAAGTAGAGGATAGTGATGAAGAAGACTCAAAACCCCAAATAAAGTGA
- the ZBTB8A gene encoding zinc finger and BTB domain-containing protein 8A isoform X2: MAYKRGAVRMDFSSHHIRLLQQLDEQRKKDLFCDCHITVEGQTFKAHRNVLFASSGYFKMLLSQSCKDASKPATATFDVFSADTFTAILDFVYSGKLPLSGQNVIEVMSAASYLQMTDVITVCKMFIKSSLDINEKDKDGFFSLSDKDNGTNGTGLYAAGWRTETSPTHTHETAEHSGFIAGYNYPPPITPRLQRPFLKHSRKPEHIRKHRRRLMPEALNTSCVTSVPLGDLVGGPAECIIHDEESTMQDDEPQSHEDLVCPKPEEDEEGDTAQSWPDSPQHVDSGDQDMAPRISKADELYKAMPTILGVMSGWSEDDLSPVRFKCPFCTHTVKRKADLKRHLRCHTGERPYPCEACGKRFTRLEHLRNHFQTIHEAGKLICRRCKLPVTEVTGRVIQDGTRRYRLCHPCLSEAGLDNVNFDFGEDQPLVLPPENEREQRWNFKDDTKEENSRDRPESELVIQEVEDSDEEDSKPQIK, translated from the exons ATGGCATATAAGCGAGG TGCAGTGAGGATGGATTTCTCCTCTCATCATATTCGACTTCTGCAGCAGTTGGATGAACAGAGAAAGAAAGACCTATTTTGTGACTGCCACATCACAGTAGAAGGACAGACGTTCAAGGCTCATAGGAACGTCCTGTTTGCCAGCAGCGGGTACTTCAAAATGCTGTTGTCCCAAAGTTGCAAGGACGCCAGTAAACCTGCAACCGCCACCTTTGATGTTTTCTCTGCTGACACATTCACCGCCATCCTAGATTTTGTGTATTCTGGCAAATTACCCTTGTCTGGGCAGAATGTCATTGAAGTTATGTCTGCAGCTAGTTATTTGCAAATGACTGATGTCATCACTGTATGCAAGATGTTTATTAAATCCTCCCTAGACATCAATGAAAAGGATAAGGATGGCTTCTTCAGTTTGTCTGACAAAGATAATGGCACTAATGGCACTGGACTGTATGCAGCTGGGTGGAGAACTGAAACCAGCCCAACACACACTCATGAAACAGCAGAACATAGTGGATTTATTGCTGGGTACAATTACCCCCCACCTATCACCCCACGGTTACAGCGCCCTTTCTTAAAACATTCCCGTAAACCAGAGCATATTCGTAAACACCGTAGACGGTTAATGCCCGAGGCTCTGAACACTTCTTGTGTTACATCCGTACCATTAGGCGATCTTGTCGGTGGTCCAGCAGAGTGTATAATCCATGACGAAGAAAGTACAATGCAAGATGACGAACCACAATCACATGAAGATCTGGTATGCCCAAAGCCTGAAGAAGACGAAGAAGGTGATACTGCACAAAGCTGGCCAGACTCACCACAGCACGTAGATTCTGGAGACCAGGACATGGCTCCACGTATCTCCAAGGCTGATGAGCTGTACAAAGCAATGCCTACCATTTTGGGTGTTATGTCTGGTTGGAGTGAAG atGATCTGAGCCCAGTGAGGTTCAAGTGCCCATTTTGTACCCACACTGTCAAGCGCAAGGCTGATCTTAAGCGCCATCTTCGATGTCACACTGGAGAGAGGCCATATCCCTGTGAGGCTTGTGGGAAAAGGTTCACACGTTTGGAGCATCTCCGCAACCATTTTCAAACT ATCCATGAAGCTGGTAAGCTCATCTGCAGACGTTGCAAATTACCGGTCACAGAGGTCACAGGACGAGTAATTCAAGATGGCACAAGAAGATACCGGTTATGTCATCCATGTCTATCAGAAGCAGGTTTAGATAATGTCAACTTTGATTTTGGGGAGGACCAGCCTCTAGTGCTTCCACCAGAAAATGAACGGGAGCAGAGGTGGAACTTCAAGGACGATACTAAAGAGGAAAATAGTAGAGATCGCCCAGAGTCAGAACTTGTTATCCAAGAAGTAGAGGATAGTGATGAAGAAGACTCAAAACCCCAAATAAAGTGA